The sequence below is a genomic window from Quercus lobata isolate SW786 unplaced genomic scaffold, ValleyOak3.0 Primary Assembly Scq3eQI_181, whole genome shotgun sequence.
TGTATCTAATATACTACTTCATAGTGAAAATAATTTGCAATAGAAACAGCgaattctttaaaattataaatgatccaaaattttacaataaaaaatgtcaCTGAATATTTTTTAAGGGGGCCAATTCTTAGTTTTGTAGGCCAaacgtttcaaaattttcttaagcatatatactacatatattttttttaaagtgagactgaaaaaaattgaaccagGATGAGAGTCTTTTAAAATTGAGTGGTTCGTGGCTAGAAAGAATACTACTCAGTACTGGAAAATGGAAATTACAGCTGGCAAGTTGAATGAAGAAGTAGCtagtaaaagagagagagagagagatatatatatatatatatatatatatatatataataaagaagTGTTGATTTGCCAATGGACCAATGGTAGAGCTTGCAATTTGAGGCTTTGAAAGGCACCTAGACCGGTGGGGCCATGCCGTGTGATGTGTTATTAGGTCCCAAGCTTTTACCTACAataaaatgttttgtaaaatttttgtacctcctgttatatatatagttttgtcCCCATGTAACCTCAATATATATGACTCATTTAGTCGTGTATATTGCATATGTCAATAAcatatataatctttttattagtattattaaaCCCAAAACTCTAAACAtatttgtagttaaattttgtaataataataataataataataataataataataataagatcaAAGAATTAATAAAGATCTaaggatgaaaaaataaaacaaaatttgtacCGTTCAAGAATGTATCCTAGGGTACATTCTTGAACGATACAAATTTTGTTTAGGCCTATACGTTCAAAAACCTCAAACTCACttccttaattttatattatgcaCAACAACAAACTTTATTTACATTTCAAACACATAAAAATCTTAACTATAGAGATCAATTTAATTACTACTTATGATTATCATTATGctattatcaaattttgtatatCAAATGATTGATACCTCcttatgtttttaacaaaaaatatcaaatttttcatcctcattgtaactatcaaattatcaacaaattaaaaaaataaataaaaaaaaggcctTTTCCCTGTTGAttatcaaaaggaaaagaaaggaaaaaaagaagttagTTTACTACTTATGAACTGGTCGTCCACAACGGTGCAACACCAACAAAGACAGCCAACCCTCAAACAACTCCGAGGAAACAAGTGCATCACCAATCATTCCCAAGTGCTCAATATTCTTTGAATTAAGTTGTGGCATTTCAATGTCGTTTAGCTCCATAGCTTGGTGTCTGCTCCTCCCCACCATCACAAGGTCGTAATTGCTCTCCAATGATTGAATTGCATCCATAACTTGTGCACTGCAATCCGCCACAACCTCCCTACACACCACACATGCATTACCCATGTTCTTGATTTTGAACTCATCGTACAAAGCCTCGTCCATcagctcctcctcctcctcctcctcctcctccccctCTTTGCTTTTGCCCTTACATTTGCACTTGTGTTTACAGTTGTCTCTACCCTTGTATTTGTTTGTGCTGTCAAACTCACCCCCTTTCTTGCAATGCAAGGTAATACGCAAAACACAGAGACTCACTTCTGCATGCCCAGACATGCGTGCCGCAAGAGCAAGGGCTTCACGGTCATCCTCTCCACCGATGAAAATCACCGCAACATTGTAAGAAAAATGACTGGAGTTCATGCGACGTGTGCCCCTATCAACAAGCATTCCCACGGTACATGGTGCATATCTTTGTAACTTAGCATTGAAACCTCGAATGGATGTGGCAACAAGGCTTCCTTCGATATGTTTTTGGTTTTCATGGTAAGGAATGATGATGAGAGGGGTTAGTTTTTCTAGAGCTAACCTacaaatattttcatgcatGCCTATGTAGGGTGCGATCATAGTGAAAGCTTGGACAATGACTGGACCATTGGAATTCCTGGAATAGTTTTCAAAGGCACGCAAAATGTGATTAGAGCTAGGAGAGTTGCTGAGcttaaaaatccttttttgcTTAGCATTGAAAGGGATGAGTGCTGGAACAGAACTGCCCTTGAGGTCCACTAGGTGGATTACATAGGCACAAATGGGGCTTATTTCAGTTGGGTTAGATGCTTCGAGGAGGCTAATGATGCTGTTTACATTTTCTTCATTGTGGAGACACGTAATCACACGAAATTCAGATGCGCCAGGTGTGGTTTGGATTGTCTTCAACCGTGTTTGCTTGTGAGATGAAGCCAGTCTTACCCTTGGCTTGTATAGCATGCCTGTGAATGGAGCTATAATTGCAGTCATAGCCAGCGAGGAGAACATCAATACAGCAAAAGTTTGCTCATCTATATACTGCAACATTAGGAACACAAGTTAGGTAATGCACAATAAAAATGAGCTAAACTTCATCTTAATCAAAAGGCCGAGAGAGGTAtgcacaataataataaaaaggtaagTAAATACTCAAGTTAATTATCACAAATCCTTATTGGAAAATTTATGATAATGActcaataacataatatataaaaaatatcttatttaccttttttgtgatttgtcATACAAATACTTTGTAAGTTTAATGTAGTAAATGTGTAATATCCCTagcattattttaaaatagtgaattctagttagtttaattgataaagttttttatcgtcaaataagaaattaatttgATGTTTAAACTCCAACTACATTAAAAACCAATTTATATATTGGTTTaatgataaataacaattattatGGAGCAAACatcattgttaaaattttatcatatttaatatttaaaaaaacattactttaaaaaagaaaatgtagtaaaa
It includes:
- the LOC115973291 gene encoding cation/H(+) antiporter 15-like; translated protein: VLISIYGIRPALVSIIKKTPEGKLIDETYVVLILLGALFMGFTTDFLGSSILYGPIILGFIVPDGPPLGSILVEKGECFVSEFLLPLLFVRVGYELDVRAMGDLRTAFTFMAILFAGYFAKFLGVFLASLSFKLRPRTAFLLGLIMNNKGIIEIVIYFRWKRIKYIDEQTFAVLMFSSLAMTAIIAPFTGMLYKPRVRLASSHKQTRLKTIQTTPGASEFRVITCLHNEENVNSIISLLEASNPTEISPICAYVIHLVDLKGSSVPALIPFNAKQKRIFKLSNSPSSNHILRAFENYSRNSNGPVIVQAFTMIAPYIGMHENICRLALEKLTPLIIIPYHENQKHIEGSLVATSIRGFNAKLQRYAPCTVGMLVDRGTRRMNSSHFSYNVAVIFIGGEDDREALALAARMSGHAEVSLCVLRITLHCKKGEGEEEEEEEEELMDEALYDEFKIKNMGNACVVCREVVADCSAQVMDAIQSLESNYDLVMVGRSRHQAMELNDIEMPQLNSKNIEHLGMIGDALVSSELFEGWLSLLVLHRCGRPVHK